cagcggagggcaacaaaaatgattaggggactggaacacatgacttatgaggagaggctgatgagggaactgggattgtttagtctgcggaagagaagaatgagggggcatttgatagctgctttcaactacctgaaagggtgttccaaagaggatggatctagactgttctcagtggtagctgatgacagcacaaggagtaatggtctcaagttgcagtgggggaggtttaggttggatattaggaaaaactttttcactaggagggtggtgaaacactggaatgtgttacctagggaggtggtggaatctccttccttagaagttttttaaggtcaggcttgacaaagccctgtctgggatgatttagttggggattggccctgctttgagcagggggttggactagatgacctcctgaggtcccttccaaccctgatattctatgatgatctCTAGTTCTCTTTGTAGCCTAGTCTTTAAATTATGCATCTGCCATTTAGGTAATTGTAACTTCCTCTGCTCATATGCATTTTAAGACTTGCAAAAATTGGTTCCATGAGTTGTCTGTGAGCATTGACATTCCCAATTAGAATGGAGCAAGTAATTCATAAGGAATGTTATTCAACAAATATATTTGTCTGTTCACATATTCTGATGAGAAAAGTTACAATCTGCTCAAAATTATTTGCTGAGTTACTTCTTCAAACAATTCTTTGTATGTAACTCAATTGTGGCAGTTTGTTACAAGTATGAGCTGTTTTGACTGGATACAGAGGACCTATAATGTGCTCCTGTTCCCAATTAGCTCAGTATCTTAGCATCCCTTGCACAGGGCATATTCTCACTAGCATGAATTTAAAATCTGTGAGAAATAGGAATAGCTTGTTACTGTTAGCTATTTCTGTGGATATTCCTGCTGGTAAACGTGTtaagattaatattttaatttgctttgaGTCTTAATTTTCTTCCAATAGTGCagcaaaatacattttgaatatactatgggtttttttgtttcagtatttGCCAGCTTTAATAGTGACGTGAAGCTAAAATAGAGTGAGATCTACCACTTAATATCCAACACAAGATCAAGTTAGAAAGAAAATTTAAGACATACAGATGTCAGATCTAGCAAAATAGCTTGCTGCCTTAGGAAAGGTTTAGCTGTTCGAATGAAGTTTAAAAGAGCATCTCTGTGTGGTTTTGTGAaaccccaggggagggggagcagaggctACCTCAGTAAAAACTATGAAActcattgactttttttttttacagccacACCAAATATGTattcaaactcttttttttaacaaaaattggAAATCAGGCAATTTGGAAGGTGGTTTTATTTATTCTCTCCTCTAAAAATTTATTACCTTTCTCAGACAAGGGGTCTACTCATAGTTTGaaaggcctgtgtgtgtgtgtctgcaatggatactattttaaattaaaactcaGCAGTTGCCACTCTGCATACTcagtgtgttgtttaaaataGAAGTTACTCTGATTGCTGCAGGTACCTAGGGTTTAATACCccttggagcagatcctcaactgcTGTAAACTGACAATGGAACTTCTACAATTTTCACCAGTTGACTGTCTGCCCCATTGTATGTATTGCTTGTGTACTGTGTTAAGGAGGTATTATAACAGGATCCTCTTTCATCTACATGAGCtacaattaaacaaacaaaaaaagtgaaaCAAAGTAAATTTTGAACGATCATTGGTTAACGCTAGAACAATGGGTCCTCAGGATTCCTTTTCAGAAACACAGTATAAGTCATACAGTACCTGTGCTCTGAATGAGCAGTATTAAGCCATGTCTAAACTAAATGTTAATGATTGTACTAACAGAATCCCATGAAAGTTAAATGCCTAATTTGAGAATATACACACTCCACTTATTATTTTCGAGACTGAGGGAGAGGGCAAAATAAGGTCACAGATTTGTGTGTAGCATCGGGGCAGCTTCTAGCTCCAGTAGCTctagtgcagcggttctcaaactgtgggttgggaccccaaagtgggtcatgatcccctttgaatggggtcgtccgggctggcttagacttgctggggggGCTGAAACCcaagggccaaagcccaagggcttcagtcctgtgagacagggctcaggttacaggcccccttcCTAGGGCTGAAGCTCCCAAGCTTCAGCTTTGGCTCCCCAGAGCGGAGAGGATCAGATTTTGCCACCCCCCAAGGCAGTGGGCCTtgagcaggctcaggcttcagttcccccctcctggggttgtgaagtaatttttgttgtcagaagggggcgggggggtcatgatgcaatgaagtttgagaacccctgctctaatggATAGGCAGCTAAGTTCTACTGTATGCTCTTTTGCTGCAGTTGAGCATCAGGGCCATACAATGATCAACCTTTATAAACTTTCCAGTCCTCTCAGATGAGGTTACCATAAAAACTGAGATGTTTACTGTAGGAAAACGGAAAACACAGCAAATAGGCTCTAATTCATCAAGGTACTGTGCCTAACTTCATGCATacaagtagtctcactgaagtctgaGACTGCCTCATAACAGCCCCATTTCCACAAGGAATTTAAAATTAAGGGCTTAAGTATGTGAGCAATCTTAGGAAAAATTGAGAAGACAAAATCAAAAGTAAAGGAAAAGGTGACTTGTGGAATTTACACGAATTGTTTTAATTCAAAAACAGCTTCAGTGGAAAAGAGCTTTTAAAATCAAATCTGTAGTTTCAACTGCATACATTGGGCAATTTTATTCCATGTACATGACTGTCTAGGTAAATGTTAATTCCATAAATATGGTGATAGTGATTTCTGTTCTTGCAGCATGCAGCTGGGGATGGGAATATTTAGCTTATTTTGAAACTCTCTAATATTACTACTTGAAAGATTAAAACAATATGTAGATAAAGGATGGCACTTTTGGCAGATATCAAGATTGTGTGCACAGCCTCTCTGAAAATACCATGTTACTTCTAAAAATTAAAACACTTTGAATAACAATATGCAGCTTTGCTCTCAACATAGACATTTTATAAGTTATTGACTGCTGACAGGTTGGTTTAATATacatcttttcttttccttctagaGAGAGGTTAACAGTTGGATGTTGCCAACTGGCACAGCTGGAATACACTATTACACAATGCAATGCATCTGTCCAAATGGAGGCCAAAAATAGGGGCTGGTTATGATACTACAATCAAATTCAGGTTTTGAGTTAGTGTTCTCTCCCCCCTTGAACTTCCCCTTCCTTAAATtgtactcttttttaaaaataaaatggaaaacttTGTTAGAACAACCAAAATCTAGTCGTTTTCCTCTGTGCTGTTTAATTTACGCTTGAATCTACTTCCTGAATTAAATGTTTCTCCCCCTTGACTCAGCTAGCAACAGGAGTCCACCAGCAGTATTAATTGTTGGCATTCGTGTTAAATCTTGTCTTCCAGAGATGAACACTTAGCATACATCAACTATTTAGACCACTTTAATTTAAAAGTGCAAAAAATAAAGCGTGTTTTTCTATAGTATAGAAAACCGCCCTATAAACACCTCCCTTCTATCACAAACAAAGCAAGAAAACGGAGTGGTGCGAAACAGAGGTTCAAGACCAAATCTACAAAAGCTATTGTGCTCAAACACCTTTAAGTCCAAGCCTGAGGGAAAAATTTTTTTGGTCTGCCTAAAACATGACAGgcaaaatggaggaaaaaatagATTTCACCAATTTAGAAAGATAGTTCAGTGATCAACTTAGTACCACTCAGACCAGTACATAGAGCAAAGGGCTGAGAATTTCCTGTCCTTAAGCAAAGAAGGTGTAGGTAAGATCTTAGTGTTTCTTATTAGGTGTATGAGTTAAACAGGTACTAACAAGTAAACTGCTTAAAAATTGCTTCCTCTCTAAATTAACTGGTTTTATTTACCCATAAGTGATTAGTAATTCTATTTGTCCTGTCCCTTACAGTAGAAATTTGGGTGGTTTTTACATAGTTATCTGAAAAAACccaaaatgaacacacacacctTTTCAACCTACCTTTATCTATAAAGGAACTTCTTTTCTACTGCTGGGCACCTACAAATGATTTCCCTTACTGCTGTTTGAATGTAATTATAACCTGATTGTTTCCTGAAACAGTTCACAGCTATTCAGTTTCTCTACAGCTAGTTACAATACTTCTACCCTTTAACACTACCTATTTGCTTGTACAGAGACCAGAGATACCTGTAAAACtgtttcattgatttttttaagagCTTTATTGGAAGTATAACTCCTTAATAAATAGGGCTGTTCAAGATAGCACAATCTTCACTTTATGTAGCTGCAAATGGGTCCAATCTCTTAGAAAAGAGCAGGATGAGATTTTATTTGGGTCTTGATAAAGTTTGGCAAGCAAATTCTACCACCTTAGGGGGGAAAGGTTTCTTTTGTTCATGTTCTTATATACTATTCTATGTACTGAATTCACAAATGTCTCAGAAGCTGCCACAGTACAGGCTGAGTTgcagaaaaattgtttttaaaaatatcttgctGCCCTATTCTGATTGATCTAATGTGTACCCAGTATGCTTGGGGTAAAAAATTCAGGATTGTTCATGACATACTGTCAATGATGTTGTCCTCAAACACTCTGACAATTTCATTCTTCAAAGCAGCAGTGAAACTGGGTAGTGTGTCAGGAATGCATCACAGCATGTATTTTACATATACATACTTTTTTCCCCCAGGCCTGCTAAAAGTTAGATAGCTCTCAGTAATTTTCTGACCAGTTACTAAAACTGATTTAATATGGATGAAGGTCTGTCATTAGCCAACAATACCTAAGCAATGTTCAGTTCATGGGCATTATGATGTCTGGGTCCACCTCTCAAATATTCCACCATAGTTAGTTCTAGTGTGTGGAGTATCATTGCTGTACAGAGTTGGAAAGGAGTAAGACTGAAAAaagctggggggtgctcactgtgGAACGTTAGACCTAAGCCTAGGCTAATTTAGTTGTATGGATCAGAACTTTAAAATGTAGTTAGAAAAACTTCAGTTACTCAGTTTTGAAAGTGCTATGCTTTAGAATAATGCTGAATGAGCCATGTTAAGTTCagtattaaccaattgtagaaaacctggtcagtcattttgctgtgagaaaaatatataaataaaaatagtaaatgaaacaaactGCTCTAGCAAATCCTAAAATTTTGCTTTTAGTGGGTAGGTTCACTTCCATTTATGATGATTTATCTTTTAAATAAAGAGCTTGTTAGTGACCTGTGAACAAACCCACAACTACAACATTGATAGTAATTCTGTGGTGCAAGGATTTCCTGAAAGGTACCTTTTAATGTGTTTGCATCAGCAGCAAGCATTAAGTGCTGAGTTTGGCACCAAGAAAGTTGGATGTGCAGCACTACACATTAGACAGACACCAAGTCATCCCAACCAACACTTTTACATATGAATAGAGAAAATGAATCAAACCATCATACCAAGTGCTTATGAAACAAATTAAGTACAATTCATATTATAGCACATTTGTCAGCTTGCactattagaaaaataaataccATTTTAAGAAGTGTTTATCACCCACTGGTAATATTCTAAAACCATGAACACTTCAGGTTTTACAAATATTAGCTCAACCCTTGTAATAAAACTGCTGTACAGAAAGCACCTTCAACAGGAGTCAAAATATTTGGAgctaaaatgatttttaaataaaaattcagttATGTTCAGAAACACCATTCAAATTTAATGATCAGTGTTGCATACTAAAGTACAATACTGTAGCAGAGGCAAAAGCTTAGATGCTCATGTACAGTGGTAAATTAAATATCCCACTCCATCTCTATGAACGCCAAGATTGTCTCTCTGCCTCAATAACTATCTGCCACTTTCACTTCAACAGGTAATATTCTGCTGAGTATAtaaaaagttataaaaagacaATCATAAAAGGTTAAGTAGTGGCAGGCATGTcaactttaataaaaaaagcaTTGTATATGTTAAATAAGGCTTCTTGTTACAGACTGTTCCAGttactggggtgtggggggagcctgAAAAACCAACTGTCTATAACCAAAAACcctattcttcctgccccaaaaCACACATTCTAAGGGAAAAAATGTGCAAATTGGCAAAACAAACATTGGGGGGAAGCTCTTGAAATGATATGCCCAATCAGTTCTTAGTTTCTCTTGCAATATTATCAGTTTCCAAAATTTAAGTAACAAAATCCAAAAATACACAACACCCTTCATCTTTCCAAAAAAAGTATATACAGCACATTAATAGTATGCAATATGCAAAAGCTTTGTGTTGCTGTTGGCAACTTCTATACCCTCCCCTACCCTACTGACATGTACCTCTACTAAAACACAATTACATCACTAAGCCTGTTAGTTTGCCAGGGGCACTTAAAGTGGTTAAAATTTGTACGTTTTTGTATATGGGCTCCATTCATTTGACTCTGGGTTGTAGATTTCAACTGTATTCAGGAATTCATTGCCATCAAATCCTCCAACTGCATAAATGGTGTTTGCCACAGCTGCAATACCAGCATTGCTTCTTGGAGTAGTCATGTTTCCCATCATCTTCCATTCATTTTTAGCAGGGTCATACATCTCCACACAACTGACAGCACGAGAACCATCAAAGCCTCCACCAACAAAGAGTTTTCCTATTTAAAAGGGAATGATAAAAGTTTAACCTCTTATGTTCCATAAGCCTCTACTTCATGAACTACTTGTGTACATTTGCgaaaaataaatgattaaacTAAGTCAACATGAAGGGAGGTTGAAATCTAGGAAAAGGGGTTTTGTGTATTCCCAATACCACCAAACTACTTGTGCTCTCTTGGTTATCAACACTGTTTTCTGTACTTATTTCAGAATTACTTCCATTACAGTTTCCCATTAGTGTTCGAATGTTTATCTAGATAATGGATGATGATGATTTCACTAGATACAACTTCCATTGTCTGAAGTCCTTTATAAAAATCAAGCCCAGGAAGCATGTGGAATGTcatgtgtcgtccccccccccccccccggccaatcCTTTGCTTAACTGGCTGAAAGATTCGAAACTTACCATCATGAACAGCCACTCCAGCTCCACGCCTAGCCACATTCATAGGTGCAATCAGAGTCCAGGTGTCATTCTCTGAATTGTAACGCTCTACACTGTTCAGACAATTCCAGGACTCTGCTCCtccaattatatataaatatccACTTAGCTCACATACTGCAGACTGATGTCTACCTACAAATCAGAAGCCATCAGTTATATCCAGACCCCAAAAAACCACAACCCATCTCTCCTAAGACTTTAGCAACACAGACTTGCTAGTGCATGGCAGCTACctttttttattagaaataaaatATGCACATAGGCAGCAACATTAAAATTCTCCTTTAAAAACAGCGCAACAAACTTACGAATGTTAAGTGGAGCACAGCTTGTCCAAGATTTTGTTATAGGATCAAACACATCACAATTTTTCAGTCCCTTCCGCCCATAAGGATCTGAGCCACCAACAACGTACAGCTTACCATTCAAAGCACATACTCCTGtttgtatataaataaaagtgATTATCATCTAATAAATTAGTAAGGAACTAAACAGCCACAGTCAACAAAACAGCCATTACCTGCATTGCAACGACTGGTTCTCAGTTCTGGAACAGGAGTCCAGTCATCTATTTCTGGATCATACATTTCCCCACAACTCAAGTCATCAGAGTGGCCATTTGACCCCCCTACAACATACAGCTGTCCCTAAGTGGAAGAAGAAACAACCACTGTTTCACATGTGAATTGAAATTAATTCTGTTCCATAGCAATTCACTGGTATTAATTACAATTACTCAACTGCTAGCAACAGAAATTGCAAGGGGAAGTCCTGATGTACAAGAACAATTAAGTTATCAGTTAAATATGATGTAGTTTACCGTGAACCTGTATGTTTCTTTTAAGGATTGACAAATCCAGCTTTTCAAGATACAATCCCAGAGATGTAACCAGATACCAAACAAGACTAGTGTATCAGCATTTATTACTGAAACTTAAGTTACATTTTAAGAAAAACGGTCTTTTCTGCATTGTCAGGGATCTCTGCATCTGTAATTGAACGATATCTTTATCATTGCCGAACAACCTCCTCAAAGGCTGGAGCTACCAAGGAGGACActgcaaatgaagaaaaatgtaaatgcttGACCGAACTATTTCCAGAAGTCTCTAGGGTCAGCTCTCCTCAGCACAACATGTTCTAATGGACACAGATTAAACCCCTCTATTTAATTATTAGTCAATCTGAGTAAGTGTTTTCTTCACTAATTCCcttacaagcaaataaaatccctcctggccaaaccTATAGAATTGGCTGCTTTTGAATACTGAAACACTAACTGTCCCACTTGGCAGATGGGGCATGAAATCAAAATCCTCTGCATAGCTGCAATATTTCTTTTTGAAACACTATCCTAGAAATTCTGAATACCTTTGAGTGGATTTGTGGACATTTTAGATCTAAATCTGTTTGTCCCATCCTTACTTTCTCTCACACAATCCAAATAATCTACATGGGcatttatacattaaaaaaaaaaaaaaaaaagcattttcttgTGATCTGCACATACCATTAGAACTGCCATCTGGAATCGGGCTCTTGGTGTTCTCATAGGTGCGATAAAAGTCCAACGGTCCTTTCGTGGATCATAGCACTCTACCGTGCGCAGACATTCCTCTCTGTTATAACCACCTAACAGTAAGCCACAAGAAATCACACGCAAGGAGTTTATTGGGAATCAAAGTAAGTCTTAAACATTGTTTACTAGCTTCATTAAAGTTAGCACAGAATCTCTGAACCTTGTTCAGATCACTTCGTTATGGAAGGTACTGTATATTAGACATGGTTCAATCCAAACGAGTTTGggctttaattattttattggtatttttACCTGCAGCTATTAGCTTGCCATTAAGTTCCGCTGTTCCCAACCCAGATCGAGCATACTGCATTGGAGACAGGGGCTTTTCTATAAGGTCATCTGGTTGAATCTCAAAACTCATGCTCTTCAGCAGTCGTGGAGTACTAGTTGGAGAGCTCTGAGGGCTGTTACGCCCATGAAGAAAAATCACACAGAACACACCATCCAAAACAGCAAGACACAGGTAGGTATTatctgaaaaacaattttttaaaacttttctatatttaaaataaCTAGTGGCTTCCAAATTTAAGCCTATACTTAACCCTAACAAGTCTGGAGATTCTAAAATATTAATACAGTTGAGATTTACAGACTCCAAATTCACTCCATTTATACAGACGCATTGTATCAGACAACTCAATTAAGATTCTacctaaaaaaaacccataaatcaATCTGAAAACATTTTAGGCTGAAGTCTCCACCCCCAGCACAAAATAACTTCTGTTCATGGTTCACTTGTAAATAATGCACTTGTCCACCTTCCTAACAATTCACCAAAATGTTCCATCCTTGGCCTCAAAATATCTGGGCTTTGATCTCAGCTGTGCTACAGACCTGAGTGACTGTGGGCAATTCACTTTATCTGCTTctctacctgtaaaatggggacaatacttCCCTATCCCATAGGGGTAGTGAAGGAAATTAATTAATgtatggaaggtgctcagatgctatgatTATGTGCAACAGGGAAAACCCTAAACAAAAAAAGCGTAGACACTTACTTGAAGTCTTTTCGGAGGCAACAATTTTCCAATCATGTTTAGGACTCTGTACAGTAGCATTTGGAGAAGAAAAGCTTCCAGAGGAACTGCTACTTATCTGCTTGTGATCGTTCTCACGTGGTTGCtttttctgcaaaatcaaaagGCAGCTACAGAACCCTAGCCAGAGACCACACTTTGATCTACCTTTACTTCTCTAAACTAATCCACACAACTGAGGAAAATGCTTGATCGTTTCCACCTCTGCAAAGCATCATTTATAGCACACCTAAATTTTAAATAGAATTGCTTACATAATTAAAACACCTAAGTCGATTTACTCCCACCTTAGTGTCATCTCATACCACTACCTGAGCCTCTATCACAGACTCAGCCTTGGAAATCATATGCCTCTGAACTCCTTTTTAGAAGTCAAGCATGCACTTTCACTAGACAAAGCGTTTTCATACTTCCTGTATCTtccagattaaaaaacaaaaaaaaccccaaacaaatccaCATTCTTTGCCAGGCTTAATAAAAGGGAAGTATGGATTTTCAAACACACTCAGAATTTGGGCTAAGCCTACAATGCCCATTTCTGATTGGTTTTTAATAGATTCCTATTCCTCAGATTAGAGGCCCTTTCAcacagcacagtcaacctgtggaacccattgcctggggatgttgtgatggccaaaactataatggggttcaaaaaagaattagataagatAATGGAGGACCGgttcatcaatggttattagccaagatggtcagggacacaagcTTATGCTCTGGATGGCCTTAAGCCACTGGCTgctagatgctgggactggacgacagggatggatcactcaataactgccttgttctgttcattccttctgaagcatctggcactggccactgttggaagacaggatactggaccaggtggaccactggtctgacccaatatggccattcttgtgttttcATCTAAAATAAGTGTTTGTGATTTGGCTTCCAAATGATCCTGTCTTTATGATCCTGTTTAGTGATTTCTCTGATCTTACTTTTCTTATGCTAATACTTTGCAAGGAAGGGTTATTTTCTTGAGTCTCATCCCGAGTATAGTTTATTCAGTATTTcactttataaactatttatttttcagaCTTAACAGATATAAGGAAAAAAACTTATTTCAGATCACATCACTGACAATGTTTGAAGTAGAAGCCAGGTAAAGAGCAAAAGTCCAACATTTATCAATTCTATTAATTCAGTGTAACAATGTTCTAAAACCCCACAGGTAAAATTTACACCTGTGTGGACCCTTGAACTGTATGGTTTTTCATATTAAGAAAAGGTAGCCAGATTTGTAAAATACTAGCTCCCAATCTAAGATTATCCATAAGCTTTTCCACCAAGAATTTCCCATACTCTGCACTGAACCATATATATATCACATGGCAAGGCTCTGTCATCTGCCAACATTCTTTTACTTTACATTGTAACAGACCAACTATCCAACAAGTTATATGTTTCTGAGGAGACCAAacaatgtgtttgtttttgtatcTCAACTAAAACTGGTCTGGTCTTCTTTCCCACCTCCCCATTATGGTGAAACTATGTCAGTTTCAAGTATTAAATCCCACCAAGGCATTTTTTACAGCTTTTTGTATACATGGATGTCCCTTAAATTATTTGAGGATTTTTAAAGATTGAATTAAATCCTCCATGATAgtgtaactaaaaaaaattattgccGTACACAATTTAAACATATTTGCCCTAGTTTCtgcaaatatgaaaaaaaaatcagagttaagTTTACTTTGGTCCTTGGCTTCCAAGTATGAGAACTGCCAATAAATATTTGATCTACTGAGTCGGAACAAAATTAATCCAAAAGAATCATTAAATACCACTGAGGCAAACGGGGTTTATTTACTCAACTCTTCTCtttacagattttcatttttaaaatccatgcTCTATGCAAccataaatgtatttttaaagtttactaaAAAAAACTTTACCAAAACCAGATTGCTTCTGTCTGCAATTCTCATTCCTATGACTTCAGAAATCAAAgtaaaattgcatttaaaaactCAATATATGAGAACTAGAGGCAATTCAAATTTGGACACAGTAACTCTTATTTGGGTCTATCAGCCCATCCATTTCTTTTTAAGTTCCTTTCTTGAACTAGTTAAAAAGTTTGGCGGGTGAGAAGATAGAAGTGGGAAGATTCATGAACTTGGCATTTATAAAATCAAGGACTAACCACAATAGCTGAAGACAAATGAACATGCTTTCCTGCGCAACTCTGCCAATATACCTCTGCTCTGGCTTTCAACCTCTCTAACTATTCCATACTTCTGCTTCTTGCTCAAACTAATAATTGTGCAAAGTTGTCTATTTTTTCAAGGATGTGAAC
Above is a genomic segment from Natator depressus isolate rNatDep1 chromosome 8, rNatDep2.hap1, whole genome shotgun sequence containing:
- the IVNS1ABP gene encoding influenza virus NS1A-binding protein; this encodes MIPNGYLMFEDENFIESSVAKLNALRKSGQFCDVRLQVCGHEMLAHRAVLACCSPYLFEIFNSDSDSHGVSHVKFDDLNPQAVEVLLNYAYTAQLKADKELVKDVYSAAKKLKMERVKQVCGDYLLSKMDVQSCISYRNFASCMGDSRLLNKIDGYIQEHLLQISEQEEFLKLPRLKLEVMLEDNVGLPSNGKLYTKVINWVQRSIWENGDSLEDLMEEVQTLYYSADHKLLDGNLLDGQAEVYGSDDDHIQFVQKKQPRENDHKQISSSSSGSFSSPNATVQSPKHDWKIVASEKTSNNTYLCLAVLDGVFCVIFLHGRNSPQSSPTSTPRLLKSMSFEIQPDDLIEKPLSPMQYARSGLGTAELNGKLIAAGGYNREECLRTVECYDPRKDRWTFIAPMRTPRARFQMAVLMGQLYVVGGSNGHSDDLSCGEMYDPEIDDWTPVPELRTSRCNAGVCALNGKLYVVGGSDPYGRKGLKNCDVFDPITKSWTSCAPLNIRRHQSAVCELSGYLYIIGGAESWNCLNSVERYNSENDTWTLIAPMNVARRGAGVAVHDGKLFVGGGFDGSRAVSCVEMYDPAKNEWKMMGNMTTPRSNAGIAAVANTIYAVGGFDGNEFLNTVEIYNPESNEWSPYTKTYKF